In one Mucilaginibacter ginsenosidivorax genomic region, the following are encoded:
- a CDS encoding helix-turn-helix domain-containing protein, with amino-acid sequence MNKITFEELPEMVGRLFAKLEKIEALLKQHKADDQDEDEMLTVDQAATFLNLAVPTIYSKVSRREIPVSKPGKRLYFSKSELNEYKKSGHHQTISRMLDDYQAIPKVLKRRSKRFSGGYGR; translated from the coding sequence ATGAATAAGATTACTTTTGAAGAACTTCCGGAAATGGTAGGCAGGCTGTTTGCTAAGTTAGAAAAGATCGAAGCCTTATTAAAGCAGCATAAGGCAGACGACCAAGACGAGGACGAAATGCTAACTGTTGATCAGGCTGCTACCTTTCTTAACCTGGCGGTACCAACGATTTACAGCAAGGTTAGCCGTCGCGAAATTCCGGTATCCAAGCCGGGCAAACGTCTTTATTTCAGCAAATCGGAACTGAATGAATATAAAAAAAGCGGCCACCATCAAACAATATCCCGGATGCTCGATGATTATCAGGCTATACCGAAAGTATTGAAACGACGTTCCAAACGGTTCTCAGGGGGTTACGGACGCTAA
- a CDS encoding M16 family metallopeptidase, whose protein sequence is MQFKISIKGCSVTAIVFALSVLCSFAQNKKATTFTKVSPASMHPEHGQLPLDPAVRTGKLANGFTYFIKRNINPKNRVIFYLANKIGSLVETDDQQGLAHFMEHMNFNGTTHFPKNDLVDYLQKVGVRFGADINAYTSFDETVYQLPLPTDKPEVLSSGLQIMRDWAQGALLDSAEIEKERGVVLEEKRLGKGAAQRMQQKYFPVLFSNSRYGQRLPIGLDTILNNFKPMTLSRFYHDWYRPNLQALIVVGDINVNEIEQAIKQKFADLKNPVHEKIRTKYIFTLTGSNNFVKATDPEETSTQVQVLIKRQAHPVKNAGDYRAFIVRKLFNHMLSNRYLELAQQKQPPFIYGGANLGGFLGNIDALNMQVVANPGEVEKGFKAVWREMERLKRYGFTASEFEKAKSDYLKNNENTYKQRHTAYSEQFVGEYLSYFLTGTAAPGIEKEYSLTKAIVPLLSLKDVDTIASYFSSDSNRDIIITGPEHAKADLPDEASINKWITSIKQENISRYKNSFTQKALLDTQPIPGKIIKQVDLDGINATELILSNGAKAILKPTKFSDNDILVKAIAPGGSSLFSDADYESANVAAYLVTTSGLGGYSYNNLNKFLAGTTIASGVFLADYSQGIQAAASPGELETLLQMFYLYFTAPRKDSVAFERYKAETKASLTDRKNSPENRFYDTISAVSGNYSIRRTPPSIEKLNQLDFNKSYQIFRKQFSDAANFTFTFVGDFDINKVKPLIEKYLGSLPATFLHEKAKDLGIQPPAGKITKIVRAGIEPKATVSLKFSGDYDYSYANNLEMDALAEVLQIRLIERLREEESGVYSPGVNARYNKIPSSRYVFSISFGCAPINVEKLIASALDEVDKMKRSGPSPINTEKFKAEKSRTHETQLRANDFWSEYLNDNALNEGDIYAVNDFNTVLEKITPESIKRKANKYLSGNNLIQIILMPQNSNSIK, encoded by the coding sequence ATGCAATTTAAAATATCCATTAAAGGATGTTCTGTGACAGCTATTGTTTTTGCTCTTAGCGTATTATGTTCGTTTGCACAGAATAAAAAAGCCACCACGTTTACAAAAGTATCACCTGCAAGTATGCACCCTGAACACGGTCAACTGCCCCTTGATCCGGCTGTACGTACAGGGAAGCTTGCTAACGGTTTTACCTATTTTATTAAACGGAATATCAATCCAAAAAACAGGGTTATCTTTTACCTCGCCAATAAAATTGGCTCATTGGTGGAAACTGATGATCAGCAAGGTTTAGCCCATTTTATGGAGCACATGAACTTTAACGGAACCACGCATTTCCCCAAAAATGATTTGGTTGACTATTTACAAAAAGTAGGTGTAAGGTTTGGTGCGGATATCAACGCTTATACCAGTTTTGATGAAACTGTCTATCAGCTTCCGTTGCCCACCGATAAGCCTGAAGTACTAAGTAGCGGCCTGCAGATCATGCGCGACTGGGCGCAGGGAGCTTTACTGGATTCGGCGGAGATCGAAAAAGAGCGAGGCGTGGTTTTGGAGGAAAAAAGATTAGGTAAGGGAGCTGCCCAAAGAATGCAGCAAAAATATTTCCCGGTATTGTTCAGCAATTCACGTTATGGGCAGCGATTGCCGATAGGTCTTGACACAATATTGAATAATTTTAAGCCGATGACCCTTAGCCGGTTCTACCACGATTGGTATCGCCCAAACCTGCAAGCATTAATTGTGGTAGGCGATATTAACGTGAACGAGATAGAACAGGCGATAAAACAAAAGTTTGCCGATCTCAAAAACCCGGTCCACGAAAAAATCAGGACGAAATACATTTTCACCCTTACGGGCAGTAATAATTTTGTAAAAGCAACAGATCCCGAGGAAACATCAACACAAGTTCAAGTATTAATAAAGCGCCAGGCTCATCCTGTCAAAAATGCCGGTGACTATCGTGCATTTATCGTCAGAAAATTATTTAATCACATGCTAAGCAATCGCTATCTGGAATTGGCACAGCAAAAACAACCTCCCTTTATTTATGGAGGTGCGAATTTGGGTGGCTTTTTAGGGAATATTGACGCGCTTAACATGCAGGTGGTGGCAAATCCCGGTGAAGTGGAAAAAGGGTTTAAAGCAGTTTGGCGCGAAATGGAAAGGCTTAAGCGATATGGCTTTACTGCGAGCGAATTTGAAAAAGCAAAAAGCGATTATTTAAAAAACAACGAAAATACGTATAAGCAAAGGCATACAGCCTATTCTGAGCAATTTGTTGGTGAATATTTAAGTTATTTCCTAACAGGTACCGCCGCCCCGGGTATTGAAAAAGAGTATTCCTTAACAAAGGCAATAGTGCCGCTCTTGTCATTAAAAGATGTAGATACTATCGCCAGCTATTTCAGCAGCGATAGCAACCGGGATATAATTATTACGGGCCCGGAGCATGCAAAAGCTGACCTGCCGGATGAGGCATCCATTAACAAATGGATAACATCAATTAAGCAGGAAAATATTTCGCGTTATAAGAATAGCTTCACCCAAAAAGCACTTTTAGATACTCAGCCAATTCCTGGTAAAATTATTAAGCAGGTTGACCTAGATGGGATCAACGCTACCGAGCTAATACTAAGTAACGGAGCAAAAGCGATATTAAAGCCGACCAAATTCAGTGATAACGATATTTTAGTTAAAGCGATTGCCCCTGGCGGATCATCGCTTTTCAGCGATGCTGACTATGAATCAGCAAACGTGGCAGCATACCTGGTAACAACATCCGGCTTAGGGGGCTATAGTTATAATAATCTGAACAAATTTCTTGCAGGAACGACTATTGCCTCCGGTGTTTTCCTGGCCGATTATAGCCAGGGGATACAAGCCGCTGCGTCGCCGGGCGAACTGGAAACTTTGTTGCAGATGTTTTATTTATACTTCACAGCTCCAAGGAAAGATTCAGTCGCGTTTGAAAGATACAAAGCTGAAACAAAAGCAAGTTTAACTGATAGAAAAAACAGCCCGGAAAACCGTTTTTATGATACGATTAGCGCAGTGTCGGGCAATTACAGTATCCGCAGGACACCGCCGAGCATAGAAAAATTAAATCAGCTTGATTTTAACAAAAGTTATCAAATTTTCAGAAAGCAATTTTCTGATGCAGCTAATTTTACCTTCACTTTTGTAGGTGACTTTGATATCAACAAAGTAAAACCCTTGATTGAAAAATATCTGGGTTCGTTACCAGCAACCTTCCTGCATGAAAAAGCGAAAGACTTGGGTATCCAGCCGCCTGCAGGTAAAATTACCAAAATTGTAAGGGCCGGCATAGAACCTAAAGCCACCGTATCATTAAAATTCAGCGGTGATTATGATTACTCCTATGCAAATAATTTAGAGATGGATGCCCTGGCGGAAGTGCTGCAAATCAGGCTCATTGAACGCTTAAGGGAAGAAGAGAGCGGCGTGTATTCTCCTGGTGTAAATGCGCGTTATAATAAGATCCCTTCGTCAAGGTATGTTTTCAGCATCTCTTTTGGCTGCGCACCAATCAACGTCGAAAAACTAATTGCTTCGGCCTTGGATGAGGTGGATAAAATGAAGCGCTCCGGTCCAAGCCCAATTAATACCGAAAAATTTAAGGCTGAGAAGTCGAGAACTCATGAAACACAATTACGGGCTAATGATTTTTGGTCTGAGTATCTTAATGATAATGCTTTAAATGAAGGCGACATTTACGCGGTTAATGATTTTAATACCGTTCTGGAAAAAATCACGCCGGAAAGTATTAAGAGAAAGGCAAATAAATATTTAAGTGGCAACAACTTAATACAGATAATTTTGATGCCGCAGAACAGTAACAGTATAAAATAA
- a CDS encoding TlpA disulfide reductase family protein, producing MQLIKFSTGLIFCLFSITGLAQVDSTYTLQGKAEKPATVTLQYSIDGNTIQNKGEVKNGEIKLTGTIDTKVEASLLVSPLTKESDGSGAMATIVHLWLEPGHIRINSLDSVQKGNALFSGTPLNDESNSLAKEKQSVTGLPDKEHDEAVMAIVIKFIKAHPASLVSLTELNISLSRGIPDLQVVEPLFSGLSADVKGSPLGLEYQKKLIKWRTVDIGTIAPDFTQPDQNGKLIKLSDYKGKYILVDFWASWCHPCRDENPNLVRQYELYKGKNFTILSISLDERRQDWLKAIKEDRLPWKQVSDLKKNNQARAKYGVQSIPDNFLISPEGEIIGKSLRGENLNKKLKEVIEK from the coding sequence ATGCAACTCATCAAATTTTCAACAGGCCTGATTTTCTGTTTGTTTTCTATAACAGGCCTGGCGCAGGTCGATAGCACCTACACCTTGCAGGGTAAAGCTGAAAAGCCTGCAACTGTTACCCTTCAATACAGTATAGATGGTAATACTATACAAAATAAGGGCGAGGTAAAAAATGGCGAAATAAAACTAACCGGAACAATCGATACCAAAGTGGAAGCCAGTTTACTGGTTAGCCCGTTAACAAAAGAAAGCGACGGTTCAGGGGCTATGGCAACTATAGTGCACTTATGGCTGGAGCCGGGGCACATTCGGATTAATAGTTTGGATTCGGTACAAAAGGGGAATGCCTTGTTTTCGGGAACTCCTCTTAACGATGAAAGCAACTCGTTAGCCAAAGAAAAACAAAGTGTAACCGGCTTGCCCGATAAGGAACATGACGAAGCAGTAATGGCGATAGTAATTAAATTTATTAAAGCGCACCCTGCATCCTTGGTTAGTCTTACCGAATTGAACATTAGTCTGTCCCGGGGTATCCCTGATCTGCAAGTGGTTGAACCGTTATTTAGCGGACTATCTGCGGATGTGAAGGGTTCACCTCTGGGCCTGGAATATCAAAAAAAACTGATAAAATGGCGTACGGTTGATATAGGCACAATTGCCCCCGATTTTACACAGCCTGACCAGAACGGTAAACTTATTAAACTGTCTGATTATAAAGGCAAATATATATTAGTTGATTTTTGGGCTTCCTGGTGTCATCCCTGCAGGGATGAAAACCCGAATCTTGTGAGACAATATGAGCTTTATAAAGGTAAGAACTTTACTATTCTGAGCATTTCTTTAGATGAAAGACGACAGGACTGGTTGAAAGCGATCAAAGAAGACAGATTACCCTGGAAGCAGGTCTCAGATCTTAAAAAGAACAATCAGGCCCGTGCAAAATATGGCGTTCAATCCATTCCCGACAACTTTTTGATCAGCCCCGAAGGGGAGATTATCGGTAAAAGTCTCCGCGGGGAAAACCTGAATAAAAAATTAAAGGAAGTTATAGAAAAATAA
- a CDS encoding RagB/SusD family nutrient uptake outer membrane protein — protein sequence MMKIKNSSLTAVWIVLTSLLVSATSCNKFLDVKPSKGTTIVASTTDDLNALLNNYQTYSKESDNVVIYGTDDNGLSTTLFDAQPFIFSQSAVQFSVWDTNFLPQTDQSSFSGPNFWSNEYVKVFNANFVLANVDKVTGSAADKAALTADAHFIRAYSYWELANTYCLPYTDANKNEPGLPIKTLPDYNPVSRHTLADTYQQIEADLNEALKTTVPLVQNGTARHWRANTAAVNAFAARYYLNRNDYVNAIKYANASLALYNVLIDYNSGMHNGTPATVTINGGTNVVLNFPYTHDRNSEFDPTDELDWKEFLYYRVLNNSDKWYIPSQSLMNLYDKNNDLRYKYHFVQNYSYKKGLNNPALSYPGYVFFYEDNMPEGPTVAEMVLIKAECQARIGDIGSAMTTVNQLYSKRTLTGTPALAAATQDKAISVILQERRREMPFSERWFDIRRYNNNNYPGDDVPLLTRTFYPYTLNGVSSNEPVKIYSLPSNSRRYASPLPQSDITNSNGAIIQNTY from the coding sequence ATGATGAAAATAAAAAATTCGAGTTTAACGGCTGTATGGATTGTTTTAACATCGCTGCTTGTTTCAGCTACGTCCTGTAATAAATTTCTTGACGTTAAGCCATCAAAGGGCACTACTATCGTAGCAAGCACAACTGATGACCTGAATGCCCTCCTTAACAATTATCAAACCTATAGCAAGGAGAGTGATAATGTAGTGATTTACGGAACAGACGACAACGGTCTATCAACCACTTTATTTGATGCTCAGCCTTTCATTTTTTCTCAGTCCGCAGTTCAGTTTTCGGTTTGGGACACCAATTTCCTGCCTCAAACTGATCAATCCAGCTTTTCAGGGCCTAATTTCTGGAGTAATGAATATGTTAAGGTTTTTAACGCCAATTTTGTTTTGGCTAACGTAGATAAAGTAACCGGCTCAGCAGCGGATAAGGCGGCGCTAACCGCCGATGCACATTTTATCCGTGCATATAGTTATTGGGAACTGGCTAACACGTATTGCCTTCCGTATACCGATGCCAACAAGAATGAGCCTGGTTTACCCATCAAAACGTTACCAGATTATAATCCTGTATCCCGCCATACGCTTGCGGACACCTATCAGCAAATAGAAGCTGATTTAAACGAAGCATTAAAAACGACTGTTCCGTTGGTGCAAAACGGCACAGCCAGGCATTGGCGTGCTAATACTGCAGCTGTAAATGCTTTCGCAGCCAGATATTACCTTAACCGCAACGATTATGTTAACGCAATTAAATATGCCAATGCTTCGCTGGCATTATACAATGTACTGATCGATTATAATTCTGGCATGCATAATGGTACGCCCGCTACGGTTACCATAAACGGAGGAACGAATGTAGTACTTAATTTCCCTTACACGCATGATCGGAATTCCGAATTTGATCCGACTGACGAACTGGATTGGAAAGAGTTTTTATATTATCGCGTATTAAATAACAGCGACAAATGGTATATACCAAGCCAATCGTTAATGAATTTGTATGATAAGAACAATGATTTGCGATATAAATACCACTTTGTACAAAATTATTCTTACAAAAAGGGCTTGAACAATCCCGCGCTAAGTTATCCCGGCTACGTGTTCTTTTATGAGGACAACATGCCCGAAGGACCTACAGTTGCCGAAATGGTTCTGATTAAAGCGGAATGCCAGGCCCGGATTGGCGACATAGGCAGCGCAATGACTACTGTTAATCAATTATACAGTAAACGTACACTTACCGGCACCCCGGCGCTTGCAGCGGCTACACAAGATAAAGCTATTTCGGTAATACTTCAGGAACGTCGTAGGGAAATGCCTTTCAGCGAGCGATGGTTCGATATCCGCAGGTATAACAACAATAATTATCCCGGTGATGATGTTCCGTTGCTTACACGTACATTTTATCCTTACACATTGAATGGCGTTTCCAGCAATGAGCCCGTGAAAATATATTCGTTGCCTTCTAATTCCAGGCGTTATGCTTCTCCACTGCCGCAAAGCGATATTACAAACAGCAACGGAGCCATTATTCAAAACACTTATTGA